In Streptobacillus canis, a genomic segment contains:
- the sufU gene encoding Fe-S cluster assembly sulfur transfer protein SufU — protein sequence MSLDRLYQLTIMEYNKRYDLRGEIEGATDVERGHNPSCGDDLSIVLKIDGDKIENASFLGTGCAISTASAAMLVELVKGKNIGEAKEIIDVFFKVMKGEDVEDVKKDILGEAMLLEITKDMPARIKCSTLAWHSLKVILEKH from the coding sequence ATGAGCTTAGATAGATTATACCAATTAACAATTATGGAATATAATAAGAGATATGATTTAAGAGGAGAAATAGAAGGTGCAACTGATGTAGAAAGAGGACATAATCCTTCTTGTGGAGATGATCTTTCTATTGTTTTAAAAATAGATGGAGATAAAATTGAAAATGCATCATTTTTAGGGACAGGTTGTGCTATCTCTACAGCTTCTGCAGCTATGCTTGTAGAACTTGTTAAAGGTAAAAATATAGGTGAAGCTAAAGAAATCATAGATGTATTCTTTAAAGTAATGAAGGGTGAAGATGTAGAAGATGTTAAAAAAGATATTTTAGGTGAAGCTATGCTATTAGAAATAACTAAAGATATGCCTGCTAGAATTAAATGTTCAACACTTGCTTGGCATAGCTTAAAAGTAATATTAGAAAAACACTAG
- the der gene encoding ribosome biogenesis GTPase Der, translating to MIVAIVGRPNVGKSTLFNKLIGDRLSIVKDEIGVTRDRLYRETEWSGKKFLLVDTGGLEPRSNDFMMSKIKDQARVAIDEADSIIFLVDGKAGITAVDEDIAKILRKEDKKVIVAVNKIDNYMRDKDAMYEFYGLGFEDVIPISAEHKVNLGDLLDAAVEKFPVVNKEEEPGLCIAVLGRPNAGKSSFVNKILNKERSIVSDIAGTTRDSIDSSFNYDGEKYTIIDTAGIRRKSKVEDDIEYYSVLRAVKAIQRANVCVLMLDATELLTEQDKRIAGLIFEEKKPLIIAINKWDLIEKDNKTVKEFTDLVKADMPFLDYAPVVTISALTGKRTINIVEQVKMISEEYNKKISTGLLNQVLEEMIAKNPVPTRKGRAVKINYGTQIGVAPPRFVFFSNNPDLIHFSYKRYIENNLREYFGFEGSPIEITFNKKNTGYGE from the coding sequence ATGATAGTAGCAATAGTTGGAAGACCTAATGTTGGAAAATCAACACTATTCAATAAATTAATTGGTGATAGATTATCAATAGTTAAAGATGAAATTGGTGTTACAAGAGATAGACTATATAGAGAAACAGAATGGTCTGGGAAGAAATTTCTATTAGTTGATACTGGAGGATTAGAACCTCGTAGTAATGATTTTATGATGAGTAAAATCAAAGACCAAGCTAGAGTTGCGATAGATGAAGCAGATTCTATCATATTCTTAGTTGATGGTAAAGCCGGAATTACTGCAGTAGATGAAGATATTGCAAAAATACTTAGAAAAGAAGATAAGAAAGTTATAGTAGCTGTAAATAAAATAGATAACTATATGAGAGATAAAGATGCTATGTATGAATTTTATGGATTAGGATTTGAGGATGTAATCCCAATTTCTGCAGAACATAAAGTAAACTTAGGAGATCTTTTAGATGCTGCTGTGGAAAAATTCCCTGTAGTTAATAAAGAAGAAGAACCAGGATTATGTATAGCAGTACTTGGAAGACCTAATGCAGGTAAATCTTCTTTTGTAAATAAGATATTAAATAAAGAAAGATCAATAGTTAGTGATATTGCTGGAACTACTAGAGATTCTATAGACTCAAGCTTTAATTATGATGGTGAAAAATATACTATTATAGATACAGCAGGAATTAGAAGAAAATCTAAAGTTGAAGATGATATTGAATACTATTCAGTTTTAAGAGCAGTTAAAGCAATACAAAGAGCAAATGTTTGTGTACTTATGTTAGATGCAACTGAACTATTAACTGAACAAGATAAGAGAATTGCGGGATTAATATTTGAAGAGAAAAAACCTTTAATAATTGCAATTAATAAATGGGATTTAATAGAAAAAGATAATAAGACAGTTAAAGAATTTACTGATCTTGTTAAAGCAGATATGCCATTCTTAGACTATGCACCTGTAGTTACAATATCAGCACTAACTGGTAAAAGAACTATAAATATAGTTGAACAAGTTAAGATGATAAGTGAAGAATATAATAAGAAAATATCTACAGGACTTCTAAATCAAGTATTAGAAGAAATGATAGCTAAAAATCCTGTTCCTACAAGAAAAGGTAGAGCAGTTAAAATTAACTATGGAACACAAATTGGTGTTGCACCACCAAGATTTGTATTCTTCTCTAACAACCCTGATTTAATACATTTCTCATATAAGAGATATATAGAAAATAACTTAAGAGAATACTTTGGATTTGAAGGTTCTCCTATAGAAATTACATTTAATAAGAAAAATACAGGATATGGAGAATAA
- the hisS gene encoding histidine--tRNA ligase, giving the protein MKLETLRGMKDMFAVDAEKYNYIVNAAKTTFDKYGYSNVITPILEETDLFKRAVGDETDVVSKEMYTFMDKGDRSVTMRPEGTAGVVRAYLNAGFHKSSPNVKWYYHGPMYRYEAPQKGRYREFHQFGVESFGIRSPFLDAEMITMACEFLNKLGINDLVVELNSLGSVESRIIYIKELQNYLLANIDKLSNDSKIRAEKNPLRVFDSKDEGDQKVLEGAPKLHDFFDGESTKFFEELKANLDKFNVNYLINPALVRGLDYYCDTVFEIKSSKLGSQSTVLGGGRYDKLTEILAGVKVPGIGFAAGIERLSMLMDESLLVKEEKKVFIAYFEETKDYLFEVLKELRKNDINVEFEYSPKGFSSQMKKANKVNANYVVILGESEMNAGKVTFKDFSTGNQEEITITEVVERVK; this is encoded by the coding sequence ATGAAACTTGAGACATTAAGAGGAATGAAGGATATGTTTGCAGTAGATGCAGAGAAGTATAACTACATAGTTAATGCTGCAAAGACTACATTCGATAAATATGGATATTCAAATGTAATAACACCAATATTAGAAGAAACGGATCTTTTTAAAAGAGCTGTTGGAGATGAAACAGATGTAGTTTCAAAAGAAATGTATACATTCATGGATAAAGGAGATAGGAGTGTTACTATGCGTCCTGAAGGGACTGCAGGAGTAGTTAGAGCATATTTAAATGCTGGATTCCATAAATCTAGTCCTAATGTTAAATGGTATTATCATGGGCCTATGTATAGATATGAAGCTCCTCAAAAAGGTAGATATAGAGAATTCCACCAATTTGGAGTAGAATCATTTGGAATTAGAAGTCCTTTCTTAGATGCAGAAATGATTACTATGGCATGTGAGTTCTTAAATAAATTAGGAATAAATGATTTGGTTGTGGAATTAAATTCATTAGGTTCAGTAGAATCAAGAATAATATATATTAAGGAATTACAAAACTATTTATTAGCAAATATAGATAAATTAAGTAATGATTCAAAAATAAGAGCAGAGAAAAATCCTTTAAGAGTTTTTGACTCAAAAGATGAAGGAGATCAAAAAGTTTTAGAAGGAGCTCCAAAATTACATGATTTCTTTGATGGAGAAAGTACTAAATTCTTTGAAGAATTAAAGGCTAATCTTGATAAATTTAATGTAAATTATTTAATTAATCCAGCACTTGTTAGAGGACTTGATTACTATTGTGATACAGTATTTGAAATTAAGTCAAGTAAACTTGGCTCTCAATCTACAGTACTTGGTGGAGGAAGATATGATAAGTTAACTGAAATCTTAGCAGGAGTTAAAGTTCCAGGAATAGGATTTGCAGCAGGTATAGAAAGACTTTCAATGTTAATGGATGAATCACTTCTTGTAAAAGAAGAAAAGAAAGTATTTATAGCATACTTTGAGGAAACAAAAGATTACTTATTTGAAGTATTAAAAGAACTTAGAAAAAATGATATTAACGTAGAATTTGAATATAGCCCTAAAGGTTTCTCTTCACAAATGAAGAAAGCTAATAAGGTAAATGCAAATTATGTAGTAATATTAGGAGAAAGTGAAATGAATGCTGGAAAAGTAACGTTTAAAGATTTCAGCACAGGAAACCAAGAAGAAATAACTATAACTGAAGTAGTAGAAAGGGTAAAATAA
- a CDS encoding endonuclease/exonuclease/phosphatase family protein — MRKILLTLLALASLGYAESISEIQGRGLQSPLLNKNVSDVEGIVTYKINTKYNKGMYIQSEKPDQDSNTSEGIYVEYKGVDKISVGDLVNVSGKVEELQFAKFDSTKLTVTAIIAKDLEVLDVNLKPMVTEIRGDEIPSNIADGDVLALDRNASAMDYFESLEGMVVKILDPYITGHKEEYGDIFVIPKLARDKAVITENGGILYNKYGNEKNHVIDVSAVDSYYWRDKHFIREFTPNPGDKFKADIVGVLTNDNYNSIKVLPTEELPPIENIGSKPDVLEFKYREDMINISSYNVENYAHAVSPERTPIFAKQVKDKLNTPDIITLIEVGDDDGPTTSDVVSSEKNGQAMIDAIKYESDIDYGYLAVDPEYGKDGGMPSMNIRNAILYRKDKLKLVEFNQSNSYENTEVLVDENGGAKLKYNPGRIGIDSNAFIATRKPLVALFEVNGKHLYVIGVHLSSKRGDDPVFGPKQPPRRRSENHRHEQAKYINNFVKDILSKDKDATVIVMGDINDFDFSVTSDNLRGNELIDVMGQLAPNKRYSYVYEGMSQVLDNIFINKEYDGNINVDVIRINPEFTKSQGAFSDHDPVFIQFKLK; from the coding sequence ATGAGAAAAATATTATTAACACTTTTAGCATTAGCAAGTCTAGGATATGCTGAAAGTATTTCTGAAATACAAGGAAGAGGCCTTCAATCCCCTTTATTAAATAAAAATGTTAGTGATGTAGAAGGAATAGTTACTTACAAAATTAATACTAAATACAATAAAGGTATGTATATACAAAGTGAAAAACCTGATCAAGACTCTAATACATCTGAGGGAATATATGTAGAATATAAAGGTGTAGATAAAATATCTGTAGGAGATTTAGTAAATGTTTCAGGAAAAGTTGAAGAGTTACAATTTGCAAAATTTGATAGTACTAAATTGACAGTTACTGCAATAATTGCAAAAGATTTAGAAGTTCTAGATGTAAATTTAAAACCTATGGTTACAGAAATTAGAGGAGATGAAATACCTAGTAATATTGCTGATGGTGATGTATTAGCTTTAGATAGAAATGCATCTGCTATGGACTATTTTGAATCATTAGAAGGAATGGTAGTTAAAATTTTAGATCCATATATTACAGGACATAAAGAAGAATATGGAGACATATTTGTAATACCGAAGTTAGCTAGAGATAAAGCTGTAATTACAGAAAATGGTGGTATATTATACAATAAATATGGTAATGAAAAAAATCATGTAATAGATGTTTCAGCAGTTGATAGCTATTATTGGAGAGATAAACATTTCATTAGAGAATTTACTCCTAATCCAGGAGATAAATTTAAAGCTGATATAGTTGGAGTGTTAACGAATGATAACTATAACTCTATTAAAGTTTTACCTACAGAAGAATTACCACCTATAGAAAATATAGGTTCTAAACCTGATGTATTAGAATTTAAATATAGAGAAGATATGATTAATATTTCTTCATATAATGTTGAAAACTATGCACATGCAGTAAGTCCAGAAAGAACACCTATTTTTGCAAAACAAGTTAAGGATAAATTAAATACTCCTGATATTATTACTTTAATAGAAGTAGGAGATGACGATGGTCCAACAACAAGTGATGTAGTAAGTTCTGAAAAGAATGGACAAGCAATGATTGATGCTATTAAATATGAATCAGATATAGATTATGGATATTTAGCAGTAGATCCTGAATATGGAAAAGATGGAGGAATGCCATCTATGAATATACGGAATGCCATACTATATAGAAAAGATAAATTAAAATTAGTAGAATTTAACCAAAGTAATTCTTATGAAAATACAGAGGTATTGGTTGATGAAAATGGTGGTGCTAAATTAAAATATAATCCTGGTAGAATAGGAATTGATAGTAATGCATTTATAGCAACAAGAAAACCATTAGTTGCTTTATTTGAGGTAAACGGCAAACATCTATATGTTATAGGAGTACATTTAAGTTCAAAAAGAGGAGATGACCCTGTATTTGGTCCTAAACAACCACCTAGAAGAAGATCTGAAAATCATAGACATGAACAAGCTAAATATATTAATAATTTTGTTAAAGATATTTTATCTAAAGATAAAGATGCTACTGTAATAGTGATGGGAGATATAAATGACTTTGATTTCTCAGTTACTTCAGATAATTTAAGAGGGAATGAATTGATAGATGTTATGGGACAATTAGCACCTAATAAGAGATATTCTTATGTATATGAAGGTATGTCACAAGTTCTTGATAATATCTTTATAAACAAAGAATATGATGGAAATATTAATGTAGATGTTATTAGAATAAATCCTGAATTTACTAAGTCACAAGGTGCATTTAGTGATCACGATCCAGTATTTATACAGTTTAAATTGAAATAA
- a CDS encoding S41 family peptidase: MKKFLPLIFFLIMITIAINRNKEEKIKIEPYKIEIKNEKQKKCKLEILPEIDLKIYRTSKYEHLISNIFDENRKHNKESVYSDTELLFKLLSTHYVGYCNNGGKNTFNKIKENIFNKLEKEIFPITQKKYDEILINEFSKYIKDGHFNINNKNLKHIEKFTYLSKDYIKKDDILEVNADIVPTIDLSGKIQYILKTENSKYLNYYEINAKHKDNTEEKISLYPLLNHNISIFDYTDNENIVYIAIPRFYDNKKIIYEKVKNTNFKNKDVIIDLRGNHGGYLDNIESLLREIFDFKFDMDLDNQDLFLNFNDIKASNRFNTKIYILVNKESASASELTVLFTKLFDFKNTYIIGDYTSGAFQYSSGDKFYLPNTKTSFIFSNYTSLPILENINEYEGFKPDIWLDTHDKDFLIKVRNFVKNNR; encoded by the coding sequence ATGAAAAAATTTTTACCATTAATTTTTTTCTTAATAATGATCACTATTGCTATTAATAGAAATAAAGAAGAAAAAATAAAAATAGAGCCTTATAAAATAGAAATTAAAAATGAAAAACAGAAAAAATGTAAATTAGAAATATTACCAGAAATAGATTTAAAAATATATAGAACAAGTAAATATGAACATTTAATTTCAAATATTTTCGATGAAAATAGAAAACATAATAAAGAAAGTGTATACAGTGATACAGAACTATTATTCAAACTACTATCAACTCATTATGTTGGTTATTGTAATAACGGCGGAAAAAATACCTTTAATAAAATTAAAGAAAATATATTTAATAAACTTGAAAAAGAAATTTTTCCTATTACTCAAAAAAAATATGATGAAATATTAATAAATGAATTCTCTAAGTACATTAAAGATGGACACTTTAATATTAATAATAAAAATCTTAAACATATAGAAAAGTTTACTTATTTAAGTAAAGATTATATTAAAAAAGATGATATTTTAGAAGTGAACGCTGATATAGTTCCTACAATAGATCTAAGTGGGAAAATACAATATATTTTAAAAACAGAAAATTCAAAATATTTAAATTATTATGAAATAAACGCTAAACATAAAGACAATACAGAAGAAAAAATATCACTTTATCCTTTATTAAATCATAATATTTCTATTTTTGATTATACTGATAATGAAAACATTGTATATATTGCAATTCCTAGATTTTACGATAATAAAAAAATTATATATGAAAAAGTAAAAAATACCAATTTTAAAAATAAAGATGTTATTATAGATTTAAGAGGAAATCATGGTGGATATTTGGATAATATAGAGAGCTTATTAAGAGAAATTTTTGATTTTAAATTTGACATGGATTTGGATAACCAAGATTTATTTTTAAACTTTAATGATATTAAAGCCTCAAATAGATTTAATACTAAAATATATATTTTAGTTAATAAAGAAAGTGCATCTGCTTCAGAACTTACTGTACTTTTCACAAAATTATTTGATTTTAAAAATACATATATAATCGGCGATTATACATCAGGTGCTTTTCAATATTCTTCAGGAGATAAATTCTATTTACCTAATACTAAAACATCATTTATTTTTTCAAATTATACTTCACTTCCTATATTAGAAAATATAAATGAATATGAAGGTTTTAAACCTGATATTTGGTTAGACACCCATGATAAAGATTTTCTAATTAAAGTAAGAAATTTCGTTAAAAATAATAGGTAA
- a CDS encoding dTMP kinase, with translation MGKLIIIEGTDGSGKQTQTQKLYDRLISEGKLVKKISFPNYESNSSALVKMYLSGEFGSKPTDVNAYTASTFFGIDRYASYKTDWEKDYLSGTIILSDRYTGSNMIHHGSKIDDKDEKHRYLDWLEDQEFNKFGIPRPNITIFLNVPIEYTFNLMENRENKFTGESKKDIHESDKDYLRKSYYNALAIAEEKGWKVIDCVKDGVMLSIDKIHELIYNEVKEIL, from the coding sequence ATGGGTAAATTAATAATAATAGAAGGAACTGACGGAAGTGGGAAACAAACACAAACACAAAAGCTATATGATAGATTAATTAGTGAAGGTAAACTTGTTAAGAAAATTTCTTTCCCTAATTATGAATCTAATTCTTCAGCATTAGTTAAGATGTATTTATCTGGAGAGTTTGGTTCTAAACCTACTGATGTTAATGCATATACAGCTTCAACATTCTTTGGTATAGATAGATATGCATCATATAAGACAGACTGGGAGAAAGATTATTTATCAGGAACAATAATATTAAGTGATAGATATACAGGATCAAATATGATACATCATGGATCTAAAATAGATGATAAAGATGAAAAACATAGATATTTAGATTGGTTAGAAGACCAAGAATTTAATAAATTTGGTATACCTAGACCAAATATTACTATCTTTTTAAATGTACCAATAGAGTACACTTTTAATTTAATGGAAAATAGAGAAAATAAGTTTACTGGAGAAAGTAAAAAAGATATACATGAAAGTGATAAAGATTATCTAAGAAAATCTTACTATAATGCTCTTGCTATAGCAGAAGAAAAAGGTTGGAAAGTTATAGACTGTGTAAAAGATGGTGTAATGTTATCAATAGATAAAATACATGAGTTAATATATAATGAAGTGAAGGAGATACTATGA
- a CDS encoding IMPACT family protein translates to MKTVEKETVIEFIEKKSRFIGYIKPITTVKEAEDFVNKISERNFDATHNVYAYKVVENNQEYFKFNDNGEPVNTAGKPMAEIITRLDVSNVVIVATRYFGGIKLGAGGLIRNYAKTAKLAINEAGIVEYIVKKIILLDFDYSKSIEVETLIEKNNMEVLDKVYNERVMMKLKVSENELEKIKEIQGIILIEM, encoded by the coding sequence ATGAAAACTGTAGAAAAAGAAACAGTAATAGAATTTATAGAAAAAAAATCTAGGTTTATAGGTTACATTAAACCTATAACTACAGTAAAAGAAGCAGAAGATTTTGTAAATAAGATAAGTGAAAGAAATTTTGATGCTACACATAATGTTTATGCATATAAGGTAGTGGAAAATAATCAGGAATATTTTAAATTTAATGATAATGGAGAACCAGTAAATACAGCAGGTAAACCTATGGCAGAGATAATTACAAGACTAGATGTATCTAATGTAGTGATAGTAGCTACAAGATATTTTGGCGGTATAAAACTAGGAGCTGGAGGTTTAATTAGAAACTATGCTAAAACTGCAAAACTTGCAATTAATGAGGCAGGTATAGTAGAATATATAGTGAAAAAAATTATACTACTAGACTTTGACTATTCTAAATCTATTGAAGTTGAAACTTTAATAGAGAAGAATAATATGGAAGTATTAGATAAAGTATATAACGAAAGAGTTATGATGAAACTTAAAGTTTCAGAAAATGAACTTGAAAAAATCAAAGAAATACAAGGAATAATTTTAATAGAAATGTGA